A portion of the Leucoraja erinacea ecotype New England chromosome 9, Leri_hhj_1, whole genome shotgun sequence genome contains these proteins:
- the LOC129700457 gene encoding cytochrome P450 1B1: MVPEEWKAQVQPALLLSLALLLCLEICWCLWRRDKGRRRPPGPFAWPLVGNAMQLGKSPHLTFSRMARRYGDLFQIRLGGRDIVVLNGEATIRQALLQHSAKFAGRPDFASFRLVSGGKSMAFGQYNVQWKVHRRLALSAVRSFSTADARARHVLEYHVQGEARQLLRVFLRLGADGQHFQPCPELTVAAANVMCALCFGRRYSHDDQEFRRLLGRTYRFGRTVGAGSLVDVMPWLQSFPNPVRSLYRDFQQLNREFFEFVRSKVEQHRRTYHPGTTRDMSDAFIHALDGDKLAQEGLSPEHAEGSVTDILGASQDTTSTALSWILFHLIQFPQLQAKLQRDIDQVVGRDRLPRAQDKARLPFLEAFLYEIMRFTSFVPMTIPHATTSPVDINGYHIPQDTVVFINQWSVNHDCDKWKDPGTFQPGRFLNADGSINKDLTSSVMIFSVGKRRCIGEQLSKIQIFLFTAILVHQCTFEANPAEKLSMDCHYGLTVKPVSFTVLVRLRDKFVQETAEADGDGQPSETTACRTATTLHTQS; the protein is encoded by the coding sequence ATGGTGCCGGAGGAGTGGAAGGCGCAGGTCCAGCCGGCGCTACTGCTCTCCCTCGCCCTGCTCCTGTGCCTGGAGATTTGCTGGTGCCTCTGGCGCCGGGACAAGGGTCGTCGCCGCCCACCGGGACCCTTCGCCTGGCCGCTGGTGGGCAACGCCATGCAGCTGGGCAAGTCTCCGCACCTCACCTTCAGCAGGATGGCCCGGCGCTACGGCGACCTCTTCCAGATCCGCCTGGGCGGCAGAGACATCGTGGTGCTGAACGGCGAGGCGACCATCCGCCAGGCTCTGCTGCAGCACAGCGCAAAGTTCGCCGGGCGGCCGGACTTCGCCTCTTTCCGCCTGGTGTCCGGTGGCAAGAGCATGGCCTTCGGCCAGTACAACGTCCAGTGGAAGGTCCACCGCCGCCTGGCACTGTCTGCCGTGCGCTCCTTCTCCACGGCCGATGCCCGGGCTCGCCATGTCCTCGAGTACCACGTCCAGGGGGAGGCTCGCCAGTTGCTGCGGGTCTTCCTGCGCCTGGGCGCGGACGGCCAACACTTCCAGCCCTGCCCCGAGTTGACGGTGGCAGCCGCCAACGTGATGTGCGCTCTGTGCTTCGGGCGCCGCTACAGCCACGATGACCAGGAGTTCAGGCGGCTGCTGGGCAGGACCTACCGCTTCGGGCGCACGGTGGGAGCCGGCAGCCTGGTGGATGTCATGCCCTGGCTCCAATCCTTCCCCAACCCGGTGCGTAGCCTCTACCGAGACTTCCAGCAGCTCAACCGCGAGTTCTTCGAGTTCGTCCGCAGTAAAGTCGAGCAGCACCGGCGAACCTACCACCCGGGGACCACCCGGGACATGAGCGACGCTTTCATCCACGCACTGGACGGGGACAAGCTGGCGCAGGAGGGTCTCAGCCCGGAACACGCCGAGGGCTCGGTCACCGACATCCTGGGTGCCAGCCAGGACACCACGTCCACCGCCCTGAGTTGGATCCTCTTCCACTTGATCCAGTTCCCGCAGCTCCAGGCCAAGCTCCAGCGGGACATCGACCAGGTGGTTGGCAGGGACCGGCTGCCCAGAGCCCAGGACAAAGCTCGCCTGCCATTCCTGGAGGCTTTCCTGTACGAGATCATGCGCTTCACCAGCTTCGTCCCGATGACCATCCCTCACGCCACCACCTCGCCCGTGGACATCAACGGGTACCACATCCCCCAGGACACGGTGGTCTTCATCAACCAGTGGTCGGTCAACCACGACTGCGACAAGTGGAAGGACCCCGGCACCTTCCAACCCGGGCGCTTCCTCAACGCGGACGGCTCCATCAACAAGGACCTGACCAGCAGCGTCATGATCTTCTCGGTGGGCAAGAGGAGATGCATCGGGGAGCAGCTGTCCAAGATCCAGATCTTCCTCTTCACCGCCATCCTCGTCCACCAGTGCACCTTCGAAGCGAATCCCGCGGAGAAGCTGAGCATGGACTGTCACTACGGACTGACCGTCAAGCCTGTGTCCTTTACCGTGCTGGTCCGACTCCGGGACAAGTTTGTGCAGGAGACGGCTGAGGCAGACGGAGACGGGCAGCCCAGTGAGACGACTGCCTGCCGGACAGCTACCACGCTTCACACACAGTCTTAA